The following coding sequences lie in one uncultured Cohaesibacter sp. genomic window:
- a CDS encoding AI-2E family transporter, which produces MTSTPLKDPRVQPASGLFNPGDDAHLRRGAHAAMILMGLVTLFVALYYSQAVLAPLTLSVIIGLMLGPLVDRIEAFGVPPWVSATVAICLFILFIGTLIAGFAVPLSDWMDRLPYVWSGLQTELTNWKGLLSSLSNLQDQFNEIAGSDPRSLTVNVNEGDPVAQVAYLAPSLVTKIILFLAGLFFFIATRHQIKYTLMSKMDGSRRRRRLSIMFKDIEKIISSYMLHITAINIGLAVCVTVGLWLVGVPSPMLWGMLAGILNFVIYIGPAIMTCILLALGLAISSQLSSFIVPAAVYLGMNLIEAQFVTPMALGRVMTINPFLVFLSIVFWIWLWGPIGGFVAVPLLLMLQLVLQHIDLMASDKPISSSEG; this is translated from the coding sequence GAGATGATGCGCATCTTCGAAGGGGTGCCCATGCCGCCATGATCCTGATGGGATTGGTGACCCTGTTTGTTGCGCTCTATTATTCTCAGGCAGTTCTGGCACCGCTGACGCTGTCGGTCATCATCGGTCTGATGCTGGGGCCGCTGGTTGACCGGATCGAGGCGTTTGGCGTGCCGCCGTGGGTCTCTGCGACCGTGGCCATTTGCTTGTTCATTCTATTCATCGGAACTCTTATCGCCGGGTTTGCCGTGCCGCTTTCGGACTGGATGGACCGGTTGCCCTATGTCTGGTCAGGCCTTCAGACAGAGCTGACCAACTGGAAGGGCCTGCTGTCTTCCCTGTCCAATCTTCAGGATCAGTTCAACGAGATTGCCGGGTCTGATCCGCGATCCCTTACGGTGAATGTCAACGAGGGGGATCCTGTCGCGCAGGTGGCCTATCTGGCGCCGTCTTTGGTGACCAAGATCATTCTCTTCCTCGCGGGGCTGTTTTTCTTCATCGCCACGCGCCACCAGATCAAATATACCCTGATGAGCAAGATGGATGGCAGCCGTCGCCGTCGTCGGCTTTCCATCATGTTCAAGGATATCGAGAAGATCATTTCGAGCTACATGCTCCACATTACTGCGATCAACATCGGCCTTGCTGTCTGTGTGACGGTTGGTCTGTGGCTGGTCGGGGTTCCCTCGCCGATGCTGTGGGGGATGCTGGCGGGCATCTTGAACTTTGTCATCTATATTGGCCCCGCCATCATGACCTGCATCCTGCTGGCGCTGGGACTTGCCATCTCGAGCCAGTTGTCGAGCTTTATTGTCCCGGCGGCGGTCTATCTTGGCATGAACCTGATCGAGGCACAGTTTGTCACGCCAATGGCGCTGGGACGGGTGATGACCATCAATCCCTTCCTAGTCTTTCTCTCGATTGTCTTCTGGATCTGGCTCTGGGGGCCGATCGGAGGCTTTGTTGCCGTGCCGCTTCTGTTGATGCTGCAGCTGGTCTTGCAACATATCGACCTGATGGCATCCGACAAGCCGATTTCATCCAGCGAAGGCTGA